A window of bacterium genomic DNA:
CGCACCTTGACCTCGTGGAACCAGTCCTGATCGGCGTAGTCGGCGCCCTCCAGGTCGAAGGGGCCGTTGTAGAAGAGCTGGCTGCCCCGGGAATCGATCAGGCCGAGATCCACGAAGCCGCCGAACGACCGCTTCAGATTCTCCAGGGTCCGCCGCAGGCTGGCGTTGCTGCTCAGTTGCGCGGCCGTGTCCTCGCTGGCCAGGAGTTTCAGTGCCGAGGTCCGTTCCGCGATGGTGAACTCCAGGGAACGCGCTATGTTCGTGACGTTGCGGGAGACCTCGTAGCGGATCTCGGCGCTGATGTTGCTGCGGAACAGGAAGTAGTTGGCGCCGGTCATGATGACCAGGGGGGTCAGGGAGACGACCAGGGTCAGCGTGACGGCGTAGCGCCAGACGCGACGGTAGCGTTTGAGGTCCTTGTCCGGACTCTCCTTCTTGCGGGCCGGCAGCTTCCAGGGCAAGGCCATCTTCAGGAAGAAGTCCCGGAAGTCGTTCCGTTGTTCCCTGGCGTTCACCGGGTCAACCGTCCTTTCCGCCGCCCCGTCCGGCCCGGCCGACCTTGCGGTAGGCCTTCCGCATGGTCTCGGCCAGCACGTCGATGTCCACCGGCTTCTGGAGATAGGCGAAGGCGCCGAGCTCTTCGGCACGCTCTCTCTCCCGCTCGCTGCCGTGGCCGGTCAGGATGATGACCTCGATACCGGGGTGATCGCGCTTGACCCGGCGCAGGACCTCTATGCCGTCGATCCCCGGCATCTTCAGGTCCAGCACCATCACCTCGGGCGGTTCGTCCACCAGGGCCGCCAGGGCCTGTTCACCGTCGTACACGACGTCCGAGACGAGGTTGCGCGTCTCCAACCGCTCCGAGAGGGTGTGCACGAACTCCCGCTCGTCGTCCACCAGGAGGGTGCGGAACGGGGGGTCGACCTCGGGCGTCGGCACCAGGCCGGGCGGGACGTAGCGCGATCCCGGCCGGCTCTGCGCACTGCGCACGCCCGGCACCGCGGCGGCGAGGGCCTCCAGCTTCCGGCCCAGGCTGCCCATGCGCATGACCGGCTTGTTGATGCCGATCACGACGTCCCCGTCCGCGGCATCGGCCTCCACATCGTATCCCCTGGCGGCGAGGACCTGCTGGACACGGGCGGCCAGCAGGAAGTCAGCGGCGGCCCGGCGGGAGGCGTCGGTGGTCCTCACGCTCGGCTTGTGCACGCTGTCCTCGACGATGTCGACCGCCGCGTCTACCGTCGTGTCCTGCATGGCCAGCACGACATCGTACATGTTCCCGGCGTAAGGGTCCCGGTCCAGGATCCAGCGGGTCCAACGGCGGCGCCGGGCATCCTCCTCGACGATCGCCTTCTGGGCCTCCGCGCGGGACAGACCGCCCGTTTCGCGCGCCACCTCGATCCGGTAGTCGGTGTTCGCGATCGCGCAGACCTGCAGCACGTGGGCGATGCGCCGGGGCAGCAGCAGCCCGGCATAACCATGGCACACCAGGTCGTCGCGCTGCACGAGTTCGGCCAGCGCGCACCGCAGGCTCGCGAGGTTCTTCTCCCGCTCGCGCGTAAGGCGGTTGAAGAAGGGAGGGGGGCCGTACATGACGCTCGCCAGCCTGTCCGCCGAAACGCCCGAACGTCCCGACGCGAGGTCGAGCAGCTCGTCGTCGATGCGGTCCCAGCCCAGACGACGGCAGACGGCGTCGGCGATCGCTTCGCCGTGGCAGTAGACGCCGCTGAAGATGGAGATGATGGCCATGGCCCGGTTCCTCCAATCCTGCTTGTTCATTCCCGGACCGCCGCCCTCGATGCCGCCCCGGCGGATGCGGTCACACGTCGGACTTGGTGCGCGTCACGGACCGGGTGCCATCCCGAACCGCGGCGGTGGCCCCGGCGTCTTCCCGGTCGCGGCCGCGCAACAGAGGACAGTCGGAGATATCCGTGCTCGGGCAAGCGCAGCTGTGGATGTGCTCCACCGCCTTGGTCACGTTCCGGTAGAAATGATCCGCGCCGATCTTCTCGTACAGGTTGGTCCGCTTGAGGACGTCCAAGACGTGGTCGTTCAAACCGGAGAACGAGATGTCGACCCCCGACGTCCGCAGCTTGCTCACCAGGAACGACAGCATCACCTCGCCGGACGAATCGAGCTCGTTGATGCCGTTGCCGACCAGCAACACGTGCCGCAGGGCCGGTTGACGCGACGTCTCGCGCAGCACCTCGGTCTCCAGGAAGTTCACGTTGGCGAAGATCAGCGATTCGTTGAAGCGGATCACGCTGACGTGGTCGCAGGTCTCCAGACCCCAGCGACTGGCGTTGTGGTAGTGGCCG
This region includes:
- a CDS encoding response regulator; amino-acid sequence: MAIISIFSGVYCHGEAIADAVCRRLGWDRIDDELLDLASGRSGVSADRLASVMYGPPPFFNRLTREREKNLASLRCALAELVQRDDLVCHGYAGLLLPRRIAHVLQVCAIANTDYRIEVARETGGLSRAEAQKAIVEEDARRRRWTRWILDRDPYAGNMYDVVLAMQDTTVDAAVDIVEDSVHKPSVRTTDASRRAAADFLLAARVQQVLAARGYDVEADAADGDVVIGINKPVMRMGSLGRKLEALAAAVPGVRSAQSRPGSRYVPPGLVPTPEVDPPFRTLLVDDEREFVHTLSERLETRNLVSDVVYDGEQALAALVDEPPEVMVLDLKMPGIDGIEVLRRVKRDHPGIEVIILTGHGSERERERAEELGAFAYLQKPVDIDVLAETMRKAYRKVGRAGRGGGKDG